One part of the Streptomyces ferrugineus genome encodes these proteins:
- a CDS encoding acyltransferase domain-containing protein, protein MPVPEPDHSRTAHCEWLLERLAHYLGRPVEETVPLSEYGLDSVLALSLYGDIEAEFGPLVGPDDIWAHETVRDFARYMASRDARRGGHRVRSVFVFTGQGCQHPGMTAGLYLNSASYRRHLDAAAAALLPHTGLSVVDLILDKDPRLHLASCAQPALFAVEYALARTLQDAGVTPAAVLGHGIGEFAAAAVAGAVGLADAAQLVALRGAFTQRLPPGGGMTAACITAREAAELVADEPRVGIGAVNAAKSTVLSGQIAALERVEARLASRGVRCRRLAVAHAFHSPLMKPMAAEFTAAARRLSGGIARLPFYSTVYGRLETGPLYAPYWAEQLTSPVRFADAARGMLAQQAPTHIVEIGPRAVLIPYLRRMGGPVCIPVCQGPDSDAVDLAGVISALDAGPLAAELAGA, encoded by the coding sequence GGTCCTCGCCCTCAGCCTCTACGGCGACATCGAGGCGGAGTTCGGCCCGCTGGTCGGGCCCGACGACATCTGGGCCCATGAGACCGTGCGCGACTTCGCCCGGTACATGGCCTCCCGCGACGCCCGGCGGGGCGGCCACCGGGTCCGGTCCGTGTTCGTCTTCACCGGGCAGGGATGCCAGCACCCGGGGATGACGGCCGGCCTGTACCTGAACTCGGCCTCCTACCGACGCCACCTCGACGCCGCCGCCGCGGCCCTGCTGCCCCACACGGGGCTGTCCGTCGTCGACCTGATCCTCGACAAGGACCCGCGCCTCCATCTCGCGTCCTGCGCCCAACCCGCCCTCTTCGCCGTCGAGTACGCCTTGGCCCGCACCCTCCAGGACGCGGGGGTGACGCCCGCCGCCGTGCTCGGCCACGGCATCGGGGAGTTCGCCGCGGCCGCCGTCGCCGGGGCCGTCGGACTCGCCGACGCCGCGCAACTCGTCGCCCTGCGCGGGGCGTTCACCCAGCGGCTGCCGCCCGGCGGCGGGATGACGGCCGCCTGCATCACCGCGCGCGAGGCGGCCGAACTCGTCGCCGACGAACCCCGCGTGGGCATCGGCGCCGTGAACGCGGCCAAGTCCACGGTCCTGTCCGGTCAGATCGCCGCCCTGGAGCGCGTCGAGGCCCGCCTCGCCTCCCGCGGCGTCCGCTGCCGCCGTCTCGCCGTCGCGCACGCCTTCCACTCACCGCTGATGAAGCCGATGGCGGCCGAGTTCACCGCGGCCGCCCGGCGCCTGTCCGGCGGGATCGCCCGGCTGCCCTTCTACTCGACGGTGTACGGCCGGCTGGAGACCGGGCCGCTCTACGCCCCGTACTGGGCCGAACAGCTCACCTCGCCGGTGCGGTTCGCCGACGCGGCCCGCGGCATGCTGGCCCAGCAGGCCCCCACCCACATCGTCGAGATCGGCCCGCGGGCCGTCCTCATCCCCTATCTGCGCCGCATGGGCGGCCCCGTCTGCATCCCCGTCTGCCAGGGCCCCGACAGTGACGCGGTCGATCTGGCAGGGGTGATCTCCGCTCTGGACGCCGGTCCGCTCGCGGCCGAACTGGCGGGTGCCTGA